In Alloyangia pacifica, the following proteins share a genomic window:
- the ihfB gene encoding integration host factor subunit beta, which produces MIRSELIQKIAEENPHLYQRDVERIVNTIFEEITSAMAHGNRVELRGFGAFSVKQRDARQGRNPRTGEAVDVEEKCVPFFKTGKLLRDRLNGK; this is translated from the coding sequence ATGATCAGATCGGAATTGATCCAGAAGATCGCGGAAGAGAACCCGCATCTCTACCAGCGGGACGTCGAGAGGATCGTGAACACGATCTTCGAAGAAATCACATCGGCTATGGCGCATGGCAACCGCGTCGAGCTGCGCGGCTTCGGGGCGTTTTCGGTGAAACAGCGGGACGCGCGGCAGGGACGGAACCCCCGTACCGGCGAAGCGGTTGACGTCGAGGAGAAATGCGTGCCGTTCTTCAAGACCGGCAAACTCCTGCGGGACCGACTGAACGGGAAGTGA
- a CDS encoding lipopolysaccharide assembly protein LapA domain-containing protein: MKYIRYAFWAVLAVVLICVSLANRGPVTLNLLPAELATLLNFQLSATVPVFIVILGGIIAGLLIGFVWEWLREHKHRAVAAQRKTEVKRLERQLKKTQDERDKDKDEVLAILDQSA, translated from the coding sequence ATGAAATACATTCGCTACGCCTTCTGGGCCGTGCTGGCCGTTGTGCTGATCTGCGTGTCTCTGGCCAACCGTGGCCCGGTGACGCTCAACCTGCTGCCGGCCGAGCTTGCCACGTTGCTCAATTTCCAGCTCTCGGCGACCGTGCCGGTGTTCATCGTCATCCTTGGCGGGATCATCGCCGGGCTGCTGATCGGCTTCGTCTGGGAATGGCTGCGCGAGCACAAGCACCGCGCCGTGGCAGCGCAGCGCAAGACCGAGGTGAAGCGCCTGGAGCGCCAGCTCAAGAAGACCCAGGACGAACGCGACAAGGACAAGGACGAGGTTCTCGCAATCCTCGACCAGAGCGCCTGA